Proteins from a genomic interval of Candidatus Hamiltonella defensa 5AT (Acyrthosiphon pisum):
- a CDS encoding type II toxin-antitoxin system RelE/ParE family toxin has product MLTVYVTESAFRCLSDIEAFKMESMGIMGIKEAAHFIEALLLDAVKYLQEAPERYRFNPVLADFGLRVRERHDQKRGYRILYEIREHSIYILLILHKRQDLLTALYRHQMLK; this is encoded by the coding sequence GTGTTAACAGTTTATGTGACTGAATCGGCTTTCAGATGCCTTTCTGATATTGAAGCATTTAAAATGGAATCGATGGGTATTATGGGTATTAAGGAAGCCGCCCATTTTATTGAAGCGCTGTTACTCGATGCGGTCAAGTATTTACAGGAAGCGCCTGAACGTTACCGATTTAATCCTGTTTTAGCTGATTTTGGTTTAAGAGTGAGAGAGCGCCACGACCAAAAAAGAGGGTATAGGATTTTGTATGAAATCAGGGAACACTCTATTTATATCTTGCTTATTCTTCATAAGCGTCAGGACTTATTAACAGCACTCTATCGCCACCAAATGCTAAAGTGA
- the excA gene encoding plasmid IncI1-type surface exclusion protein ExcA, translating into MRRSTMRNKKXVGGALAFLSMAFYILAGIPFFLFVGAMSSWMASDISNPWRDRDILYANLSLAALVIPLTWCILSYINKRRHMAKILSVIKSDESYDPAPENEIREMHSSAYFGIDPKRGTMLYIRLFNKKEIDIFGFNVSNWRQCELTGNNKLRLYLNSTEVPFIDIQNNNAWLLYEKLCVMRNQNYHYPYHFPGYVEDSTKHLSKKMGFKMLPC; encoded by the coding sequence ATGAGGAGGTCAACCATGCGAAATAAAAAANCTGTCGGTGGAGCTTTGGCTTTTCTTTCTATGGCTTTTTATATATTGGCAGGAATTCCCTTCTTCCTGTTTGTAGGCGCTATGTCAAGTTGGATGGCAAGTGATATATCAAATCCTTGGAGAGATCGAGATATATTATATGCAAATTTATCTTTAGCAGCTCTCGTTATCCCTCTAACTTGGTGCATTCTTAGTTACATCAACAAACGCCGCCACATGGCTAAAATCCTTTCCGTCATTAAAAGCGACGAAAGTTACGACCCCGCCCCAGAAAATGAAATTCGTGAAATGCATTCCAGCGCCTATTTTGGGATTGACCCTAAACGCGGCACTATGTTGTATATCCGTTTATTCAACAAAAAAGAAATCGATATTTTTGGGTTTAATGTCAGTAACTGGCGTCAATGCGAATTAACCGGCAACAATAAACTCAGACTGTATCTCAACTCAACCGAAGTCCCGTTTATTGATATTCAAAACAACAACGCTTGGCTACTGTATGAAAAGCTGTGTGTGATGCGAAACCAAAATTACCACTACCCTTATCATTTCCCGGGGTACGTGGAAGACAGTACGAAACATCTCTCAAAGAAAATGGGCTTTAAGATGTTGCCCTGCTGA